One genomic segment of Myxocyprinus asiaticus isolate MX2 ecotype Aquarium Trade chromosome 14, UBuf_Myxa_2, whole genome shotgun sequence includes these proteins:
- the LOC127451156 gene encoding glutamine-rich protein 2-like — MTAEKGYLNSLRLVIEDMMTSSSPFSKRQQQEPVMFSKDKGHVQGLDLAQGLIQGSFQFQGVGQAQGHVQGWVQGQGHIQGSVQDQGHVQGLGQDQGHVQGLGQVQSMCQTQGQSSGHVLSQSSDHVLDQSLDQSQCSGQDRGQDQHTDLQDQGQHQTEGQDLEQEISQLFQCFDKPESMITPLMDQEHDRCKNAELVTDVQGAILQLQAELKKLHSISSHLIEEHSKKQIHIDHLYKTMEELDEKKANKELVEMEIENKADKHALESKVSCMQFDSVTEQLNSMLQELLSKISGQEQDWNKIMEKISTEMDCKLNRIELDPLKKQLDDRWRSIHKQLQTPPAPEQDDAAGLRKQLLAPFHCISCDRPVDMTPGQHLVTLPSAPGLPTHKSNRPYTVYELEQVRQHCRSLTPGSNQDNFRMACVKRGMRQDQRSYTLMHRQIEQENSHFPTSKAPEHPYSQTLPELAWPRPRPTMSPLKKSSRKPSKHERIPEMADYSYLARSCGGSHTLTYPHRRYTRLQHITHLIQSEEESQPVSSGPPIQAEVVDILGMDGQVYKGRMSSRAVRTTESRLPTISPREGNCKSKDKVNCLPSQRSSGVDAGRGSPARPQSAKTQRSHSASSSSVRERPTSSMDNLSQGITLQSSFHDTTTEPKQGLEFNKDLSQSEDEPVTSL, encoded by the exons ATGACGGCAGAAAAGGGCTAT TTGAACAGCCTCAGGTTGGTTATTGAGGATATGATGACCTCATCCTCTCCATTCTCAAAAAGACAGCAGCAGGAGCCAGTAATGTTCAGCAAAGACAAGGGTCACGTCCAGGGTTTGGATCTTGCTCAGGGTCTCATTCAGGGTTCATTTCAGTTCCAGGGTGTGGGTCAGGCTCAGGGTCACGTCCAGGGTTGGGTTCAGGGTCAGGGTCACATCCAGGGTTCGGTTCAGGATCAAGGTCATGTCCAGGGTTTGGGTCAGGATCAAGGTCATGTCCAGGGTTTGGGTCAGGTTCAGAGTATGTGTCAGACTCAGGGTCAAAGTTCGGGTCACGTTCTGAGTCAGAGTTCGGATCACGTTCTGGATCAGAGTTTGGATCAGAGTCAATGTTCAGGCCAGGATAGAGGTCAGGATCAGCATACTGACCTCCAGGATCAGGGACAACATCAGACAGAAGGTCAAGATCTGGAGCAGGAGATCAGTCAGTTGTTCCAGTGCTTTGACAAACCGGAGTCCATGATCACTCCCCTGATGGACCAGGAACATGACAGGTGTAAG AACGCTGAGTTGGTGACTGATGTGCAGGGAGCCATACTGCAGCTACAGGCCGAGTTAAAGAAACTCCACAGCATATCCAGCCACCTGATAGAAGAACATAGCAAGAAACAGATTCATATCGAT CATTTGTACAAGACTATGGAGGAGCTGGACGAGAAGAAAGCTAATAAGGAACTGGTAGAGATGGAGATTGAAAAT AAAGCAGACAAGCATGCTCTGGAGAGCAAGGTGAGCTGCATGCAGTTTGACAGCGTGACGGAGCAACTGAATAGCATGCTGCAGGAGCTGCTCAGTAAGATCAGTGGTCAGGAGCAGGACTGGAACAAGATCATGGAGAAGATCTCCACAGAAATGGACTGCAAG TTGAACCGGATTGAACTGGATCCTCTGAAGAAACAGCTGGATGATCGCTGGAGGAGCATTCACAAGCAGCTGCAGACACCTCCAGCACCCGAGCAGGACGACGCTGCAGGACTCAGGAA GCAATTATTGGCCCCCTTTCACTGCATCTCTTGTGACCGCCCAGTGGATATGACACCAGGACA GCACTTGGTTACTCTGCCCTCTGCCCCAGGACTGCCCACTCACAAGTCCAACCGGCCCTATACTGTCTACGAGCTGGAACAGGTGCGACAGCACTGCAGAAG CCTGACACCAGGCAGTAACCAGGATAACTTCAGGATGGCTTGTGTTAAGAGGGGCATGAGACAGGATCAGCGCAGTTACACTTTAATGCACAGACAAATAGAGCAAGAGAACAGTCACTTTCCTACATCAAAGGCCCCAGAGCATCCTTACAGCCAGACTCTGCCAGAACTTGCGTGGCCCCGTCCCCGGCCCACCATGAGCCCACTAAAGAAGAGCAGCCGGAAACCCAGCAAACA TGAGCGGATTCCAGAAATGGCCGATTACAGTTATCTGGCCCGTAGCTGTGGGGGCAGTCATACCCTCACCTACCCCCATCGCCGCTACACCCGCCTCCAACACATCACCCACCTGATCCAGTCTGAAGAGGAGAGCCAGCCCGTGTCCTCTGGACCACCCATACAG GCAGAAGTGGTGGACATCTTGGGTATGGATGGACAGGTCTACAAGGGCCGTATGAGTAGCAGAGCAGTCAGGACCACAGAGTCCAGACTACCCACCATCTCTCCAAGAGAAG GTAACTGCAAGAGCAAAGACAAGGTCAACTGCCTGCCTTCCCAGAGGTCCAGTGGAGTGGATGCCGGCCGTGGAAGTCCTGCACGGCCACAGAGTGCCAAAACTCAGCGCAGCCACTCAG CTTCCAGTAGCTCAGTGCGAGAGCGGCCCACGTCCTCCATGGACAATCTGTCCCAGGGCATCACGCTCCAGTCCTCATTCCATGACACCACCACCGAGCCCAAACAGGGACTGGAGTTCAACAAAGACCTCAGCCAATCAGAGGATGAGCCGGTGACATCACTGTAG